In Lycium ferocissimum isolate CSIRO_LF1 chromosome 7, AGI_CSIRO_Lferr_CH_V1, whole genome shotgun sequence, the sequence ACACAAAAAACTACTTGAAGATGGTGTCCAAAGAACTCAAACAAAACAAGGCTAAGGAGTATCAAGCGGTGAAAGATTGTTTAGATCAAATATCAGATAGCGTTTCTCAGCTCACAAATTCATTCAAAGAGTTTCAGCACATGAAGGGTGCAGAATATAGTGAAGGGGATTTTGCATGGTGTCAAAACAATGTTCAAACTTGGCTTAGTACAGTGTTGACCGATACATATATTTGTATGGATGGGTTTTATGGGTCACCCATGGGTGGTAAGACGATGGCTATGATTAACGCTAGGGTTCTTAATGTTGCACAAGTTACTAGCAATACTTTGGCTTTGTTTAATGGATTTGCAGCTTGGCATAAGGCTAATTCTAATGGTGGTAGCTACGGGAAAAATCAACCTTAAAGAAGGTTATAATAAATCTTATGAGAGTGTTTCAGCTAGCTAGTTGTGATCATGTGAACTTTGTGTGTTGATGGTGTATACATAAATAGCACATGTTTGTAAACATGAATAATGCCATGaatcaatgtgaatatgatattttgcatatcttgtaaaagaaaggaaaataattttgtttggTTAAATGAAAACAATATTCTTTTGCTAGAGGTCTTTTGGTTTGTTCAATATTTGTTCTGTTGTGCTCGAGCCAGGGGCGGATTTAAAGGGAGCCGAGGGTGTTCGAACACCCTCCGTAAAAAATTACAACATATATAGGGGTAGATTTTTGTGTTTATgtattaacttttgaatatcctaaacaaatgcaaaaggttaACTTAAGTGGTCCAGGATGTTCAAAATTGTGTTAGCGTCCTAGGTTCGATTCCCATCGAATAGTTTTCACCCGCCATAGCTCAAAAAGAATTTTCAGTCACTGTAGCCTAATGCTAAAAAATTCAGCGTCGCTCCTTCACTTTATTTATGTGCTTACCTCATTAACGGCTCCTCCTTGCTTCCACCAAAATCcccacttaaaaaaaatatatatatatatcaaaatcacTACCACTATTAATATGATCCTATTTCAGATCCAAAAATAAGACGACCATCATCTCTCACAATTTCGTCCTTCCTCGCTcttaatcaaattttattttcgtTTTTTCTGTATGAAATTCATCCAAAATAAAAAGGATCACATCACCAGCCTTCCACAACTAATTACCATAAAAGATTGTCATTAAACTACCAGCACCATTATAAAGTGTATACACattatataataatgtataagagatGTGTATacatccataaacactgctatACAATACTTATACATTGTATAGGTAATGTATCTATCGTATAAATAGTGGTATAATCGTGTATATACGTTGTATAACTATGTATAAAGTGTATACACattatataataatgtataagagatATGCATATATCCATGTACACTGCTAACAATACTTATACACCGTATAAGTAATGTATCTATATTATTTAAATAGTGTATATACGTTGTATAACTATGTATAACAGTGTAGATACACCTATCATACACATTTATCATACAAAAACACCACCCCAGTGCCATTACACCTCCATCTTAACACCATAATCgccaaacaagaaaaaaaaaagaactggaAGAAGATACAGAAGTTGTCCACCAATTTGCTATTGAACCTTTTTTCATTTCAGATCTGAAAGCTTTTCCTCTTTGAGATGGGAGTTATAAAACATCCGTTGCCATCCTTATTTTATTCGGACTAAAGACCTTAAATTTGAGTTTGTAGcaaggaggagaaaaagaaagaataattGAGCTAATTTCTCTAAACTAGATGAGTGAATGGTCATGAGCCTTAATttccccaaaaatattttcaatttcGTATTTATACCCAATTATTGACTTGACTTGTTTGTTCAAAGGTTAAGATTAATACAATTTCTACTTCCATATACCAACTGGTAGCCCAACAGAATTCTAAGCTGATTCGACTGCTAAAATTcgaagaaattgcacgatttGTGCTTCAAatgactggtctttaatttttgtccttcagaATCAAACTTATTCCTAACAGGGTATAAATTCTTTAAGGCACAGGATataacttgtgaaatattatgatgcgaaaatataaattaatgCCCTGCGAAAAAGTTGTTTGCTTTAAGGAGCAAAAATCAAAGATCAGCACAAAACAGGAGCAAAAGTGCAATGACCCCTAAAATTCTTGGTTCATTCATGAGACAGCCCAACGCACAAAAGTCCATGAAGAAAATTGGTCATAGCAAAGCCAATTATGGGCTGGACAGCAATTCGTTTCATTTTTCTGTGCGGATtggccttcttttggggtggtctttaatttttggccctcaaattggtggtctttaatttttagcctTCACTTGTTCTGAGTTTGAACTCCAgctcaataaaaaaatataattttttttgcaaggcagaggtttggatttgcaaggcaaaattttgccttcaaaactctgTCTTAAGACAGAATTTTGCCTTCGAAATTCTACCCCTTAAGTTGCGCCAAAGCTTCGTTTCACTCATGATTACGAATCGTATTTATTTCCATGTTCTGGAGGTGTTGCTCCCAAATTTTTGGCTATCTCCTCTCTGCCTTTTACACTTGGAAAATGATGCTGTGGATGTCCCAAATTTTCTGTACCTAAACAAACATCGACTACTGATTCAAGAATTTCAAAGTTGCTCCATTGATCTTTAAGTAGTTGGCCTAAATTTATTCATGTTGAGATATTACCTCTTTAAATGGACTGGAAGGAGCAAGTTTTTGGACCCTTCCTTAAAATTCTGCAAACTCTGCCTGAATCATGCAAAACTCGCCTTACGAATCCAAACTcgcttgtaatttttttttaaaattttcgatCCAAATGCTCGAATCGTAAACCAAAGGGTTCTAacaaaggccaaaaattaaagaccaccctatgAGGTTTGGCCCATCAgtatcaaagaaaagaaaataccaaaataccagcggcaaaatcaaatcaaataaaaaaccTGAGCAAATGGTCAGAGAGTAGAAGAAAGCTCAAAAAAGATGGaggaaaaattgaaaatggAAGTAAGCGAAGACACTGATTCTAAAGAGTGTTTTCTTCAGAGATACTTCTTACAGGAATGGAAACTTGTCAAATCACTCCTCGATGATATCATTTCCAATGGCCGTGTTACCGACATCTCTTCTGTACATAAGATCCGATCTATCGTATGTCTTTCAACTGCATAATTATTACTCATATGCTATTTTTCTTATTGAATTTAGGTAAAAAGCTCAAATATGCCCATCGAAATGGCCTATCCGTGTCAAATTTGGTTCATCGTGCCACTAAGCACTAATGGAGCCCTACTAATGCCACATTTTGCCACGTGGCATTATCTAAACCCTTCATTACTTACCAGCCCCCACTCCTCTCACCCTTTTTTATGAGTGTCATATGTGAGCCATTTCGTTAAGTTCAGTGGAATGTTTGGCATACTTGTAAAATTTAACTTTgtctttttgaattttgtttgtgTTTAACAATAGTAATTCGGCTATTTTGGACATGATTGATGAAGATAACAAATAGAGCTAGAGTAGGATGGTTGAAATGGACAAGTGTTATGTTGAAAAGTCATTAACAACTTATTTAAACTCTAAGATATTTCAATGAAGAATCTAGAATATTCAAAGAGTTGTATAGAATTGgaaagaaacctctagaatgaGAATTCTACAAGTGTagttcggaaacagcctctctaccccacaaaggtaggggtaaggtctgggTAGATCCTACCGTCCCCGGactccacttgtgggactactctgggtaggttgttgttgttgtagttctaGATaaggcaaaaaaagaaaagatctaGAACTTGTGGAGTGAAGTAGTGGAGAAATAACTCAGTAGATTCTTTCATCTccacctataaatagaggtggTTCATTTGAGTTGTAAGTGTGCTCAAGAAGAGACCAAGTAAGAATGAAAGCAAACAAGAAAGAGCATGAGAGCAAAAGGTGAGAAAATAAGAGAGAGCAACAAAGAGGGTTGCTAGAGTGTGAGTGAATGAAAAATTGAGTGTAAAGATTTGTAAGACCGAAGCGGGTCTTTAGTTTGCAATAATGAAATTCAAGTTGTGAGCAATCAATTGCGATCAACGATATTCAATAATTGGTTAGCAACTCAAGGGAGATCCTACAAGCTACTGTAGAGGTTACAAGTCAAGAGGCACTAATCAATGACGCATTTTGCAAGCACCCTCAATAGCGTTGAGAAACACAACGCAAATAACTACAGTGCATGGAGCACAAGGATGTAATATTATTTTCTCGGCCAAGAATTGTGGGATATTGTTGGTGGCTCAAAGACTACACCACTAATCTATGTCAAAGCAGCAAAAAGGTGAAAGTTTAAAGCTGGAAACGTCATCTATGCTCTCACTGTAACAGTCAAAGATGAGTTCTTGCAATATATTAAGAACGCCAAGACCCCCAATAAGCTTAGGACACGCTGGCGACATTGTGTACAAGAATGATGTGAGATTACAAAGGCTTGAAAACAAGCTTTTGTCGATCACGTAGCAGAATATGACAATTAGTCAGTAGTCAATACTTCTCAAAGGTTAGATCTTTATGTGATGAAATATCAAAATACTATCCAGAGAATTTGGGAAGTTGATAAGGCTTCACTATTTCTGGATTAAGTTGGGTGATGCCTCAGAATCTGAGAGAGGCATCTGTGAGTTGGAGTCTTTGGAAAGCTGATAAGGCCATCAAGAAGACCTGGTTGATGATCCTGCTGATATCTTTTGGAGCCTCTGGAATGAGACAAACAGAAGGTGTTTTGATGGCATCTCAACTCCAAGCCACTCTCTTAAAGCTAAATATTTAGTTAATCTCTTTTGTTGGACAATGTTGTCCCCATTAACTAGTTCACTAcagttttttaattttattagcACTTTAGTTCTTGACTGAGACATTGTATTTGGGGCAAACAATGTTCTCCTAcacttttgttcttttgtaactAGCCTCCTGTAActttgcatcttcttgatgccttTCTATGAAACatattcatcaaaaaaaaaaaaaaaaaaaaaaagtatccaGAGAATGCTATCATAGCGACAAGGATGAGGACAATCATCTTATTGTCGGGACATAGATTTAGCCTAAAGTTTTGAACTTTGGTGTGATTTGATTAAAAATTAAGCAAAAGGAACTATATAACTACAGTTGGGACCAAAGAATGTTATTGAACTTCAAGTTTGATAATTGTGGTCTctcttttctattttatatGACACTCATACATCCTTGATCCCTCGTGAAAAGATTGACTCCTTTCTATATTTCGAAGTTCATTGTATTAACATTTctgttttgcccttatggcaTGCTCCTATACGAATtaatatggcatgttgaagaCCACTAGATGCTGAGGATACTTTTGGTagaattatatatttaatttatgcCTGAAAAATcttactttatttcttaaattccaaGTTCAGTCAAATACCAAATTATATATTGAATTGCAGaaagtatttttatttgatGTTTAAGGACAATTTGTTTTTTATGCGATAATAGAATTAACTGAAATGATCGTTCATTGGTGAgtaaagtttggattgaattgCTGGTTTTGATAACTAAAAGTGAGCTTGTAGAGGAACTGTGAAGAGATTTACCTGTGGAGAAAGATTTGAAGAATCTATTGGTTCAAATTTCTGGTAGTTTCTGCTCGCTTTTTGTGCATGTTAATGTAGGATACTATATTCTTGATGATGATGCCAAGTCCAAACTCTTAATAGTAGTTGATTCTGTGAATACTTTGCTTTCAGAATTCCTAAAACATCAGTTACCTAGAGCTAATGCAAGTTTTATAatagttatttttttctttgggtaGTACCTTAATTATTTGTTTGACTATTAAAAATGTGATTTGCA encodes:
- the LOC132064075 gene encoding 21 kDa protein-like, with amino-acid sequence MEKLVLPLILLFIFSIFVVDGATVSKFVESQCRRTRYPDLCVSSLATHVNPTSQDPQEIAQVALKVSIVKAVYTKNYLKMVSKELKQNKAKEYQAVKDCLDQISDSVSQLTNSFKEFQHMKGAEYSEGDFAWCQNNVQTWLSTVLTDTYICMDGFYGSPMGGKTMAMINARVLNVAQVTSNTLALFNGFAAWHKANSNGGSYGKNQP